Proteins co-encoded in one Metabacillus sp. KUDC1714 genomic window:
- a CDS encoding DMT family transporter, with protein sequence MSNKSKYPIYISLFFVMVIWGFNVIATKLLVTSFMPVTMTALRIFTAGVGVFIILFYLRLIRMPSKKEFLYILICSLFNVVGHHYFLSVGLKGTSASNGGLILGMGPILTTILAIFFLKNKVTLLRFCGVIFGFIGISFIVFQSGEGLQLISLGDIHVFLSIFLQTISFIMIKKVSSTLDPRLMTGYMLIIGSVFLFIISVIVEPNGFQSMASGSSTVWIIFFASAFLATSVGHMTYNYAIGKVGAAESAIFINLNPFFALVGAALFLDEMITFTQVIGFIFIIFGVVLGAGGLEELLRHQKSKREMIISK encoded by the coding sequence TTGAGCAACAAAAGTAAATATCCGATTTATATATCTCTATTTTTCGTTATGGTGATTTGGGGATTCAATGTTATTGCAACAAAACTACTTGTCACAAGCTTTATGCCAGTCACGATGACAGCACTGCGAATTTTCACGGCAGGTGTTGGTGTGTTCATCATCCTATTTTACTTAAGACTAATTAGAATGCCCTCAAAAAAAGAATTTCTTTATATTCTAATCTGTTCACTCTTTAATGTTGTTGGGCATCATTACTTTTTATCCGTTGGGTTAAAGGGAACGTCAGCATCTAACGGTGGCCTTATATTAGGTATGGGACCTATATTAACTACGATTCTAGCAATCTTTTTTCTAAAAAATAAAGTTACCTTACTACGCTTTTGCGGAGTTATTTTCGGTTTTATTGGAATTTCATTTATTGTGTTCCAAAGCGGTGAAGGGCTACAACTCATATCCTTAGGTGATATTCACGTATTTTTATCAATATTTTTACAAACGATAAGCTTTATCATGATCAAAAAGGTTTCTTCTACATTAGATCCACGTCTTATGACAGGATATATGTTGATAATCGGGTCAGTTTTCTTATTCATCATCAGCGTAATTGTAGAACCGAATGGCTTTCAAAGCATGGCTAGTGGATCGTCCACTGTGTGGATCATCTTTTTTGCATCTGCCTTCTTAGCAACATCTGTTGGACATATGACATACAATTACGCGATTGGAAAAGTAGGTGCAGCCGAATCTGCCATATTCATTAATCTTAATCCGTTCTTCGCATTAGTGGGAGCTGCACTGTTTTTAGATGAAATGATTACCTTCACTCAAGTAATCGGGTTTATCTTTATCATATTTGGCGTTGTCTTAGGTGCCGGGGGATTAGAGGAATTGTTACGACACCAAAAAAGCAAAAGAGAAATGATTATTTCAAAATAA
- the treP gene encoding PTS system trehalose-specific EIIBC component, which produces MSVDQKQVNQIIDAIGGKDNISAATHCVTRLRFALADEGKVDKEALESIDLVKGSFSTNGQFQVVIGQGTVDKVYKELVSQTGVGEASKDDVKKASEKHLNPLQRAIKTLADIFIPILPAIVTAGLLMGINNILTGPGIFFDEALIEVYPQWADVASIINLIANTAFVFLPGLIGWSAVNRFGGSPLLGIVLGLMLVHPDLLNAWGYGAAEEIPTWNLFGLEVQKVGYQGQVLPVLLASYVLSKIEVFLRKLIPDAFQLLLVAPITLLVTGLVSFIAIGPITFAIGNVITDAVVGIFNVAPIVGGLIYGGLYAPLVITGMHHTFLAVDLQLIGNTGGTFLWPMVALSNIAQGTAALAMMFILKDEKLKSLSITSAVSAYLGITEPAMFGVNLRFRFAFISAIIGSAIAGAFISIQGVKAPSIGVGGLPGFLSIFPENWGSFFIGMIIVIVVPFVLTLLFGKIRKEK; this is translated from the coding sequence ATGAGTGTTGATCAAAAACAAGTAAATCAAATTATAGACGCAATAGGTGGTAAAGATAATATATCAGCAGCAACACACTGTGTTACACGATTACGCTTTGCTTTAGCAGATGAAGGAAAAGTAGATAAAGAGGCGCTTGAATCGATAGATCTTGTTAAAGGATCATTTTCAACTAATGGACAGTTTCAAGTAGTTATTGGCCAAGGTACTGTTGATAAAGTATATAAAGAGCTTGTAAGTCAAACTGGGGTAGGGGAAGCATCTAAAGATGATGTGAAAAAGGCTTCTGAGAAGCATTTAAACCCACTTCAGCGTGCGATTAAAACATTAGCAGATATCTTTATTCCTATCTTACCTGCCATTGTTACAGCTGGGTTATTAATGGGAATCAATAACATCTTAACGGGACCAGGGATTTTCTTTGATGAGGCTTTAATCGAGGTTTATCCCCAATGGGCAGATGTAGCAAGCATCATTAACTTAATTGCTAACACTGCGTTTGTGTTCTTACCTGGATTAATCGGTTGGTCTGCTGTAAATAGATTCGGTGGAAGTCCGTTACTAGGTATCGTGCTTGGTCTAATGCTTGTTCACCCTGACCTTTTAAACGCTTGGGGCTATGGAGCAGCAGAAGAAATTCCGACATGGAACTTATTTGGTTTAGAAGTACAGAAGGTTGGTTACCAAGGACAGGTTTTACCAGTCCTACTAGCTTCATATGTTTTATCTAAGATTGAAGTGTTCTTAAGAAAACTCATTCCAGATGCGTTTCAACTACTACTTGTTGCACCAATTACACTTTTGGTAACTGGACTAGTTTCATTTATCGCAATAGGACCAATTACATTTGCAATTGGTAACGTTATAACTGATGCGGTTGTAGGAATTTTCAATGTAGCACCAATTGTAGGAGGATTAATTTACGGTGGGCTTTACGCACCTTTAGTTATCACTGGTATGCACCATACATTCTTAGCAGTAGACCTACAGTTAATCGGAAATACTGGCGGTACCTTCTTATGGCCAATGGTTGCATTATCAAATATTGCTCAAGGTACGGCAGCTCTAGCAATGATGTTCATATTAAAAGATGAGAAGCTTAAAAGTCTATCAATAACATCCGCTGTTTCTGCTTATCTTGGTATTACTGAGCCAGCAATGTTCGGTGTAAACTTACGTTTCCGCTTTGCCTTCATCTCAGCTATTATTGGCTCGGCAATTGCAGGAGCATTCATCTCAATTCAAGGCGTAAAGGCTCCATCTATAGGTGTTGGCGGCCTTCCGGGATTCCTATCCATCTTCCCGGAAAACTGGGGATCATTCTTTATCGGTATGATTATTGTAATTGTAGTACCATTTGTCCTAACCTTGTTATTCGGAAAAATACGTAAAGAAAAATAA
- the ade gene encoding adenine deaminase, producing MEPFVRRLEAAAKKIKADLVIKNGKIIDVFNGELIEETIAITDGTIVGVGDYEGVTTIDAKGKFISPGFIDGHVHIESAMVTPFQFSQVVIPHGVTTVIADPHEIANVNGTDGIQFMIDSAKDAPLNIYYMLPSCVPATPFEHAGAILSAEDLQPFYQHDCVLGLGEVMDFPSVFNQDPAMLKKINAANLLKKKIDGHAAGISGDPLNVYLTAGIKTDHECVTPEEAYDRLKKGMYVMLREGSAAKDLVSLLPVVTERNARRCLFVTDDKHLDDLLAQGSIDYSISLSIKNGLDPILAYQMATINAAECFDLKTKGAIAPGYDADLILLNDLESVDIDQVFIKGKRIAEKGDFVVTENTTSDVSIPNNLLNTVHFKNFSVEELQLKSLENAKANIIEVLPNKIITKHIVEEIETSNGFFQPSIDKDQLKIAVIERHNQTGNIGLGIVKGFGLTAGAIATTIAHDSHNVVALATNDYDLHKATEMMKDMGGGMVVIKDGEVLASLPLEISGLMTANPFAIINDKLMDIDHALKEIGFKGNFNPFLTLSFLALPVIPELKLTDLGLFQVKDFKHIDVIL from the coding sequence ATGGAGCCATTTGTAAGAAGACTCGAAGCAGCAGCCAAGAAAATAAAAGCTGATTTAGTCATTAAAAACGGTAAAATCATTGATGTATTTAATGGTGAATTAATTGAGGAAACAATCGCCATTACTGACGGAACCATTGTTGGTGTCGGCGACTATGAAGGGGTAACAACCATTGATGCGAAAGGAAAGTTTATCTCTCCAGGTTTTATCGATGGCCATGTTCATATCGAGTCTGCGATGGTCACACCTTTTCAATTTTCTCAGGTTGTCATACCACATGGAGTAACTACCGTCATTGCGGACCCCCATGAGATTGCAAATGTTAATGGAACCGATGGAATACAGTTTATGATCGATTCCGCGAAGGACGCACCCTTAAACATTTATTACATGCTCCCTTCATGTGTTCCTGCAACACCGTTTGAACATGCTGGCGCAATCCTTTCAGCTGAAGATTTGCAGCCCTTTTATCAGCATGACTGTGTATTAGGCTTAGGAGAAGTCATGGACTTTCCATCAGTATTTAATCAAGATCCAGCTATGTTAAAAAAAATCAATGCCGCTAATCTGCTAAAGAAAAAAATTGACGGTCATGCAGCCGGAATTTCAGGAGATCCTTTAAATGTTTACTTAACAGCTGGTATTAAAACAGACCATGAATGTGTCACTCCTGAAGAAGCGTATGACCGTTTAAAAAAGGGCATGTATGTCATGCTTAGAGAAGGGTCTGCTGCAAAGGATTTAGTATCATTATTGCCAGTGGTCACTGAAAGAAATGCCCGTCGCTGTTTATTTGTTACTGATGATAAACATTTAGATGATTTACTTGCACAAGGTAGCATTGATTATAGTATTTCACTTTCTATTAAAAACGGGCTAGATCCCATTCTTGCCTACCAAATGGCTACAATAAATGCAGCAGAATGCTTCGACTTAAAGACAAAGGGTGCAATTGCTCCTGGGTATGACGCAGATCTGATTTTATTAAATGATCTTGAGAGCGTAGATATAGACCAAGTTTTCATTAAAGGAAAACGTATAGCTGAAAAGGGTGATTTTGTTGTCACCGAAAACACTACATCAGATGTAAGCATACCTAACAATTTGTTAAATACAGTTCATTTTAAAAATTTCTCAGTCGAGGAGTTACAATTAAAATCTCTAGAGAATGCTAAAGCAAATATAATCGAGGTTCTTCCAAATAAAATAATAACAAAGCATATTGTCGAAGAGATTGAAACAAGCAACGGGTTCTTTCAACCATCGATTGATAAGGACCAGCTTAAAATTGCTGTAATTGAACGACATAACCAGACAGGAAATATTGGGCTAGGCATAGTAAAGGGGTTTGGTCTAACAGCCGGAGCAATTGCTACAACTATCGCTCATGATTCACATAATGTTGTTGCTCTTGCTACAAACGATTATGATCTCCACAAAGCAACTGAAATGATGAAGGATATGGGTGGAGGAATGGTTGTCATAAAGGATGGCGAAGTATTGGCTTCATTACCACTAGAAATATCTGGATTGATGACCGCCAATCCCTTTGCAATCATAAATGATAAGTTGATGGATATCGATCATGCTTTAAAAGAAATTGGCTTTAAAGGCAACTTTAATCCATTTTTAACTTTATCCTTTTTGGCTTTACCAGTAATACCAGAGCTAAAACTTACTGATCTCGGACTCTTTCAAGTGAAAGACTTTAAACATATTGATGTTATTCTTTAA
- a CDS encoding metallophosphoesterase family protein: protein MELPILLSGPIIRKVDPTQVYIWIATSKDFHIKAELYQVGTNQDSKDDKQLQVRTILKSIRLGKQLFIHLVHITPLEENLPVDQLLGYNLFFTKGSNKYDLSSLGLLSPNNPNSIVYGDFLYPTFYINSKPESAILYGSCRKLHGKGQDALARADEMIAKKPLDKEVRPSSLYMLGDQIYADDVADPIFPIIQEMSRQLTGHEQEDLSKVEPSLKRNNFKQRLTKIQGRQFIIEQFCKFTSSNAYNHLITFGEYATMYLLSWSPVLWQMAKEEHVMYTFEEAYQHNLIHFNSPKKAASLKEHHDEYLQHKDRYHEQSLDIEQFQQSVAKVRRLLANIPTYMIFDDHDITDDWNISLEWKKQVHEAPLGRHTIANGLAAYWAFQGWGNDPSRFDQSFISAMNQYFNGFHAEAPAYKNWLQTLEEFQSWHFTAPTTPLTLFLDTRTLREYDSTPKQVKWTNLIEETTKTPKLIGKKGWELVNQTLQDSDWNKGEPLIIASPAPLYGVGVIESFLKNNIYPFRVLGVPVHYKLDFEAWKYNVEGFSSFLHYLKEWMPSECIILSGDVHYASTVKADVEINNEQLSIYQLTSSPMKNMSFEGLFGSLLKLIVWITTLRQKEKTVNRYYDDKNPILKESDLTHQSANMVWKEKISYQSLEHGTIIETANNLGLLTRTNKTIQNVLLQDFNEQRGYGKFEPFPLK, encoded by the coding sequence ATGGAACTTCCAATCCTATTATCTGGACCGATTATTCGTAAAGTAGACCCAACACAGGTGTATATTTGGATTGCAACAAGCAAGGACTTTCATATAAAAGCAGAGCTTTATCAAGTAGGCACTAATCAAGATTCCAAGGATGATAAACAGCTACAAGTTCGTACAATATTAAAATCAATTCGTCTTGGAAAACAACTCTTTATCCATTTAGTACACATCACACCTTTAGAGGAAAACCTACCTGTTGATCAATTACTTGGCTATAATTTGTTTTTTACAAAGGGATCTAATAAATATGATTTAAGCAGCCTTGGTTTACTTTCCCCCAATAACCCTAACTCAATTGTCTATGGAGATTTCTTATATCCTACCTTCTATATTAATTCAAAACCAGAATCAGCCATTCTTTATGGCTCATGTAGAAAATTACACGGGAAAGGACAGGATGCATTAGCAAGGGCAGACGAAATGATTGCAAAAAAACCATTAGACAAAGAAGTAAGGCCCAGCTCCCTCTATATGTTAGGTGATCAAATCTATGCAGATGATGTTGCAGATCCAATCTTTCCTATTATCCAAGAAATGAGTCGTCAATTAACAGGGCATGAACAAGAAGATTTATCTAAAGTGGAGCCGTCTCTTAAAAGGAATAACTTTAAACAACGTTTAACAAAAATCCAGGGCAGACAGTTTATAATCGAGCAGTTTTGTAAATTCACCTCTTCAAATGCCTATAACCACCTTATAACGTTCGGAGAATATGCAACAATGTACTTATTAAGCTGGAGTCCAGTACTTTGGCAAATGGCCAAGGAAGAGCATGTAATGTATACGTTTGAGGAAGCTTATCAACACAATCTGATCCATTTTAATTCTCCCAAAAAGGCAGCGTCTCTTAAGGAACATCATGATGAGTATCTCCAACATAAGGATCGCTATCATGAACAATCACTCGATATCGAACAATTCCAACAGTCGGTTGCAAAGGTTCGACGCTTATTAGCCAATATCCCCACCTATATGATATTTGATGATCACGATATTACAGATGACTGGAATATTTCATTAGAATGGAAAAAACAAGTCCATGAAGCTCCATTAGGAAGACATACAATTGCTAACGGTCTTGCTGCTTACTGGGCCTTCCAAGGGTGGGGAAATGACCCAAGCCGATTTGACCAATCCTTTATTTCAGCCATGAATCAATATTTCAATGGCTTTCATGCAGAAGCACCCGCTTACAAGAATTGGCTTCAAACGTTGGAGGAATTTCAATCATGGCATTTTACAGCTCCAACTACACCTTTGACATTATTCCTTGATACTCGAACATTACGAGAATACGATTCTACACCAAAGCAAGTAAAATGGACGAATTTGATTGAGGAAACGACAAAAACCCCTAAGTTAATTGGGAAAAAAGGATGGGAACTTGTTAATCAAACATTACAAGACAGCGATTGGAATAAAGGGGAACCTTTAATAATCGCTTCTCCAGCACCACTATATGGAGTCGGTGTTATCGAATCATTTTTGAAAAATAATATCTACCCTTTTCGAGTACTTGGTGTACCAGTCCATTACAAATTAGACTTTGAAGCATGGAAATATAATGTTGAAGGCTTTTCTTCTTTTCTTCATTACCTTAAGGAATGGATGCCTAGTGAATGCATCATTTTATCAGGTGATGTTCATTATGCTTCAACTGTAAAAGCTGATGTCGAAATAAACAACGAACAGCTCTCTATCTATCAGCTTACAAGTAGTCCAATGAAGAATATGAGCTTTGAAGGATTGTTCGGAAGTTTGCTTAAACTCATTGTTTGGATTACAACACTCAGACAAAAGGAGAAAACGGTAAACAGATATTACGATGATAAGAATCCTATTCTCAAAGAGAGTGACTTAACTCATCAGTCAGCTAACATGGTGTGGAAGGAAAAAATAAGCTATCAATCTTTGGAACATGGCACTATCATAGAAACAGCTAATAACCTTGGTCTATTAACACGTACGAATAAGACTATTCAAAATGTGTTATTACAAGATTTTAATGAACAGCGCGGTTATGGAAAGTTTGAGCCTTTTCCTTTAAAGTAG
- a CDS encoding threonine/serine exporter family protein, whose protein sequence is MENKQNQTFEIIEVCLLAGKIMLRSGAETYRVEDTMTRIAAAYGILHSHSYVTPTGIIFSIDSHNPTKLVRIIDRSTDLQKVAKVNSVSRLISSGELSVQEAYGHLKEIEHDAHAYPIWIQIAAASIASGCFLIMFQGDWTDFLPALIAGGIGFSCLIYIHQLVEIKFFAEFLASFIIGLIAVLFVVLSLGTELDKIIIASVMPLVPGLLITNAVRDLMAGHLVSGISKGAEAFLTAFAIGAGVAVVFSFY, encoded by the coding sequence TTGGAAAATAAACAAAATCAAACGTTTGAGATTATCGAGGTGTGTTTATTAGCTGGAAAGATCATGCTTAGAAGTGGTGCGGAGACGTATCGGGTAGAAGATACGATGACACGCATAGCAGCGGCCTATGGTATTTTACATTCACATAGCTACGTTACTCCTACTGGGATCATTTTTTCTATAGACAGTCATAACCCAACAAAATTAGTAAGAATTATTGACCGTTCAACAGACCTACAAAAGGTGGCAAAAGTGAATAGTGTTTCAAGACTAATCAGTAGTGGTGAGCTTTCAGTCCAAGAGGCATACGGACATCTTAAAGAGATTGAACATGATGCACATGCATATCCCATTTGGATACAGATTGCTGCTGCATCTATAGCAAGTGGCTGTTTTCTAATTATGTTTCAAGGTGACTGGACTGATTTTCTTCCTGCGTTAATTGCCGGTGGAATTGGATTCTCATGCTTGATCTATATCCATCAATTAGTAGAAATAAAGTTTTTCGCAGAGTTTTTGGCATCATTTATTATCGGGTTGATAGCTGTATTGTTTGTTGTGTTAAGCCTTGGAACAGAGCTTGATAAAATTATTATTGCTTCTGTTATGCCGTTAGTTCCGGGCTTGTTAATTACTAATGCAGTTAGGGATTTAATGGCGGGACATTTAGTTTCCGGAATTTCAAAAGGGGCTGAAGCGTTTTTAACAGCATTTGCGATCGGAGCGGGTGTTGCTGTTGTCTTTTCATTTTATTAA
- a CDS encoding YecA family protein: MNFKDRIEPFLITDDLIVQEFVVQALHDYPNVSKRWIEKLVREAVENEEKRSTILIYLSINPMHEEIVGHLVEGAQHTPSNMSHLYFQLLADLDPELALKHKEELKTFIPNDYWPLYEVLVDGMEEEVWLLIEDFAKKLEAETYLNSNFYIKAKKVAYTLVKKGWVTEAQLDKVVQENLKDNWFSYKGILAVYMIGLMKNDKYIQTLAPLLVRDEDILLEEVAAALISFQTDEVVEAVAPYLLKEESNIFAASIIENIKTDYAVEVLRNAYRQVEDEDSQAIIFEALIHQLSPAAEPEINQYVSERPTSFLVEVEQLAYSYYKIIGLDHPLMEEWKLKLTEGSSPVQTEKVGRNEPCPCGSGKKYKKCCG; this comes from the coding sequence ATGAATTTTAAAGACAGAATTGAACCCTTCCTTATTACGGATGATCTAATTGTCCAGGAATTTGTTGTCCAAGCCTTACATGATTACCCAAATGTTAGTAAGCGCTGGATTGAAAAGCTTGTAAGAGAAGCTGTGGAAAATGAAGAAAAAAGATCAACAATTTTAATTTATTTATCAATTAATCCAATGCATGAAGAGATTGTTGGACATTTAGTTGAAGGAGCCCAACATACGCCTAGTAACATGAGCCATTTATACTTTCAGTTATTAGCTGATTTGGACCCTGAACTTGCCTTAAAACATAAGGAGGAGCTCAAAACATTCATTCCTAATGATTACTGGCCTTTATATGAGGTATTAGTAGATGGAATGGAAGAAGAGGTCTGGTTATTAATCGAGGATTTTGCCAAAAAGCTAGAGGCTGAAACATACCTTAATTCGAATTTTTATATAAAAGCCAAAAAGGTTGCTTATACGCTCGTGAAAAAGGGTTGGGTTACAGAAGCTCAACTAGATAAAGTTGTGCAAGAAAATCTAAAAGATAATTGGTTTAGTTACAAGGGAATCCTTGCGGTTTATATGATTGGTTTAATGAAGAATGATAAGTACATACAAACACTAGCTCCCTTGCTTGTACGAGATGAGGACATTTTGCTTGAGGAAGTTGCCGCAGCATTGATTTCCTTCCAAACGGACGAGGTTGTAGAAGCAGTTGCGCCATATCTTTTAAAAGAAGAATCGAATATTTTTGCTGCCTCTATAATCGAGAATATAAAGACTGATTATGCAGTAGAGGTTTTACGAAATGCTTATCGTCAGGTAGAGGATGAAGATAGTCAAGCCATCATTTTTGAAGCACTTATTCATCAGCTAAGTCCTGCAGCAGAGCCAGAAATAAATCAATATGTAAGTGAAAGACCTACCTCTTTTTTAGTTGAAGTTGAGCAGTTAGCGTATAGCTACTACAAAATAATTGGGTTGGATCATCCTCTTATGGAGGAATGGAAGTTGAAATTAACTGAGGGTAGTTCGCCTGTACAAACTGAAAAGGTTGGAAGAAATGAACCATGCCCTTGTGGAAGTGGGAAAAAGTACAAAAAATGCTGTGGGTAA